The Drosophila sulfurigaster albostrigata strain 15112-1811.04 chromosome 3, ASM2355843v2, whole genome shotgun sequence genomic sequence ttaatatattatttttttttaaaaacttcaAGGTGAGAGAGACttatgtattaattttataatcaaCATATTTTGTGAATGAAGGTTTAAGCAAAGATTGCTTGCTTATTacttacaaaaatttaaaaagttggAAATTCGTTTCTTACAACCCTTTTCTGACTACaaactttcttacttattttaaatctCCTAATCACTTTCTTCTTACCTATACAACCAATACAACTCCAATGTTTTTAGTGTATTTGCAGTTGCGTCTTTacgcataaatatttaatttcggtttaatttttttttttgctctggCAAATGTGctttgtgtgtggcacgtATGCGACTTCAGTCGCCGACTCGTGAATTGTGCCTCGTGAATCGCGACTTGTGACATTTTGACGTGCCACAAttgtcaaatgaaattataatgcTGTTGCCCTACCAAAAAACGTGGCTGATGGCAGCAGCTTGATATCATTTCAAGTACTCTTCCTCATACTCTCACTCGATGAGCCGACAGATTTTAGGTTGAAGTACCAAGTTTTATGGGTCGATTCGTTGTTGTACTCGACATCAATTTGCCTGCCACTCAGCTTAAAGCGTTAGGGGCTTTAGTTGTTAATGAGATTGCCaccaaaaattatgaaatgaataCGCTGCAATGGGATTAAAGTTCATCGCAGTAGGCTGTTGATTTTCGGTTTGGTTTTGAGATTGGTTTCatcaaataatttagtttacCTTTTTGGCCCTTTCAGATAACgttcgaaaaaaataaacataaagtacacaaaaatatattcaggCATTTCCCCAAAGCGAAACCGCACAgtttacatattattttaggTTTTGGTAAGGTCAAAAAGGTTCCCTCTCCAAGATGTTTATGTGGTGTGAGCGCATTTCGGCGACCTTTGCTGGTGTCATCGTGGGGCTTTGGTATGCAAAGACATTCCCCGCCGAAGATGGCAAGGACAGCAAGGACAACAAAGGCAAGGACAATAAAAAGAAGTAGTAGGACCCCGTAGAGATGCCTTCCATCCATCTAAGGTATGCATTTCGATAATTAATCGAATCGTTCTCAATTCGCTAGATTCGCTTACATATTCGGAATTGAGGGCGCGCTATGAAATAATCTTCTTAGGACTTAGATAGTCTGTAAGATATTGAtttaactttttcattttcatcacATAAGCTCCGCAAGAAATGTCAAGATAATGAAATGACATTTCAAAAAAGCCAAGCGACGAGAAATTCAGTTGCTTTAAAACCCTGAATAACAATATTCTCGGCGCGCgagaaattgagaaaaaaactaaatcatCGATATGCGAAGATCGTGCAGACCACGTCCATCGATCCTATCGCGACTCAATTGCGGGCCATGCAATCGTGTTCTGTTCTTCTCGATTGGCGTGGGACTTGGCGTACTTATAGTGCGTCAAAAGGATCGGATCAAAGAGGAACTACAGAATGCCAGCAGCGATAAGAAATCAAAGCCCAAGGACTAAGTTGAGAATATCGATGGGGAGTCTGGATTGCAATGTGCGGATCTTACTACTGGAATTGAATGACGAGCTAATTCAACCGGAAGATGACAACATATGATTTAGTATGTGTCAGCCTCCGGCTTTATAGAACGGCCTTCAATGCGTGTAACACCCGAACACCTCTGGACAGTCAAAACCACTATTTGAATCTCTCTTTTTCTCGCTAAtctgtaaatttaaaattttagtattGCAACATTATTAAATCAGTCGaactaattgaattgtaataattttaattggtaATTTTTGGTAATACGTTTTATAAcgctttaaacattttgtaaattttgcattttatgatCGATGGCTTCATTTTCGCacattatgaaaaatttatttcacttcTTCGCTGCCTTTTCctccttttctttcttctcCCTCTCCTTTTGCTCTTTCGCCTTACGCTCCTTGTCTTTCTTCTCCTGCTCCTTacgctctttctcttttctaTCTTTCTCTGCCTTCTCCTGCTTTTCTTTCTCCTTGcgctccttctctttctgcttGGGGTCTTTGTTCGCCTCCTCTTCGGCCTTACGTGCCGCTTCCTTCAGTTTGTCATAGTAAATCGCGACTCCTGCCCCGACAATGAAGAAGAACAAGCGATTGCAGGCAGTACAGTTGAGCCTCGAGAAGAGCGTCGGTGGTGGGCGACAAGTTGGCCGCTGTGTTTGCGGCGGCCTGCATGAGGGATTGGGGCAACCGCATGATCCAGAGCCTTCTTTCGACATCAGAGAGCCGGCCTGCGACTAACAAGAATTTCGATATACAagaataaatcaacaaaaaaaattaagatttcaaattttaaattgccgaaaaataaaaatctgtAGCAGACCGTAAAAGTTTTGTGCGTGTCTGAACTAACGAAAATGTGAAAGTCTAATGAGCCCGACGTATTTTCCCAGCAagctgaaatatttaaatcccCATATCACAGTTGGCTAGAAATTATGCTTCATAAAAGTGTGATATAGTTTATCGCATCGCATTTATAGTGAAGAGACCCAAATGCATTGTTTACCAACAGCTTTGTTTGCGTTGAAtatgaaaagtttattttaactaAAGAAATGCATTAAGCAATGGAAAAGGATGCTTTCATGTTTGAGCTACTGAAACTTCCATCTCTGTCACCACTTTatcattataaaatttaaaattgtttcaatattCAAACTGCAGTCTTAAATCTTCACCTGTCAGCGAATCTTCTATCCAACATACTTTCCACAACATAGCAAGCTCTTGAAAtctttttaattcatttttaaacatatttcgaGCAAAATTTTAAGTTTCATTTAGGCAATCTAAATTCAATTCTGCAGGTTTTCAATCATGGCGTGGTtatgcacatttattttaGGCTGCATTCTTGGATACTATGCCGGTCACAACTCATTCAACAGCATTTGAGGCAAAGAATCACTTATAATGAAGATTGACTGCATAGTAAATTCAGCGATTTGCTACGTCAATTTCTAACATTAAAGATTTAATATCACTGAATATTATGGAGCAATTTTTAGagaaaaattgttaattaaacaGATTAAAAAGTAAGTATACGTAGTATACATACAGCTGCATAAACGTAGGCGTATTTCTGAATCATATAAAGGTACAACTTTGCTGCTTGTTTTCTCTCCAATCTATGTCAATCTCAAACCAAATATGTTATCAAAATTCTTCAAAAGTTCCTGATTTTACATCATTGTATTTCTAATAGtacaaattgcatttctttttatcaATGATTTTATTGGTACTTACTTAttaagggtcttagttgcatTGGCTGACAAAGTGCTTTGCAGTTtatagtaaattttaaatgtgggactatatcaatataccaaatatagctgttgatatttttgcacttcacagcatattttgaatatagtactatatcaatatatcaaatatagccattggcaatattattatactataattTGTTGgctgtattaatttggtatatttaaaatctgcttttattcaaaatgggaagcgggtatctcTGTAATGTCAGTCGAGCTCTAATGTCACTTTTCATATCGTAGTAGGCCACTGAATTATAATAACTTCAATTTTACTCAAACATTAAAAACCCCTTTTctcatatttcaaatttttgttatcaatattttaagaaattccACAGTGTTTATTACTTATCATGGACTTGGACTGGCTGTGCACATTTGTATTGGGCTGTATTCTTGGTTATTTGGTTGGCTACAACTCATAGGTCAATATTGATGGCCAATAGGTGCGATTAATGAAGATTGACAACAAGGTAAAGAGAAAGCACAACAAGTCACATAGACTTTGCCTTCatcgaataaaagcaatttattcGATCAAAATTTAGTCTATTTTGTAGACAAGCTCTACaattgtgcaataaattaaCCTGTAACTTGAGTAAGTCTCTAAAGGTTAATCACCTCGTTTATAATCGTTATCTAAATGTATTTATCCATATCAAGCAAAAGGCTAATCATACGAATACATCCCATACAACCATGAGTCACGTTATATCTTATGCACTTGGCTTGATTACCGGCTTATTGTTGTGCAAACGGCGTTGCTGACCATGGTAATCACAAAATGGACTTAAATTCAAGATTTGATATAAGAGAAGAAAAGCCatccaaataaaattgtaaataatagaaaataaaaaaacaatgaaatattttttatatgttctCTATTCTAAACCGCATTAAGACTTAAGTTGTGgctgttaaaatttaaagatttcttAAATATCTAGTTTACTGTGtccttaaaataaaaaaaccaaaaaaatatttctaaccGAATTTATTGTGAGATTATATAAGTTTATGAGAAAATGGAAATATTCATTGCCTTTTTTATCTAGTTCGCCTAGTTTTCTTCGTCAAGTCGCACACTTTTTGGAATAATtctcatttcaaattttaatcaagAAACTAAAACATTTCTcgtaatatatgtattaaaaaaatgcatggagtgttcatatttattattggcGGTATTGTTGGTTTTctaattgccaaaaatatcGATGTAAGTCGAAAGTTAATATAATTCGCCAAgcttttttttaagatatttccGCAGCGCCTGATTGAAATAGATTGGAGTTGTTGAAACTGAAGTACCAGAAGAAATGTCTCATATCATTAGTTTTACTCTTGGCATTGTAGTTGGTATGATGGTCTCGAGAAGTTGCAATCCATAATCGAAATGAACAAAATGTAATCATGTAAAACACTTGAATGAAAATATAACTTTACTAACTTTGCGGCAAAGCTAATTCAATGATTTCTTTAAATACATGTTTAccacatttttaaaatcaagtcacgtacttaaaataaaaaaagaatgaatttaaagtaaaattatctaaatctatgagaaaatgaaaatatccc encodes the following:
- the LOC133845403 gene encoding merozoite surface protein 9: MSKEGSGSCGCPNPSCRPPQTQRPTCRPPPTLFSRLNCTACNRLFFFIVGAGVAIYYDKLKEAARKAEEEANKDPKQKEKERKEKEKQEKAEKDRKEKERKEQEKKDKERKAKEQKEREKKEKEEKAAKK
- the LOC133845405 gene encoding uncharacterized protein LOC133845405; this encodes MFMWCERISATFAGVIVGLWYAKTFPAEDGKDSKDNKGKDNKKK